One stretch of Pseudoramibacter sp. DNA includes these proteins:
- the ylqF gene encoding ribosome biogenesis GTPase YlqF, which translates to MTQSRQLQWYPGHMAKATRQINEKIKLVDTVIEILDARVPEASRNPNIANLLKKRKKTHIILLNKSDLADPTMTKKWIDKIQKENNNSIVLPFTAYDKQCRTQLLKLLKNSQSKRCLICGIPNVGKSAVINTLANKKKAVTGNKPGVTKGQQWIQVDAQTMLLDTPGILWPKFDSERVGNELAWIGSIKDTIFDTENLAGELIKFICERYPKRLQTRYGIDDISNKKPWEVFELICENKNLMLRGGLLDYKRAANMLLKDFKSGKFGRITIDSFGEQ; encoded by the coding sequence ATGACGCAGTCAAGACAATTGCAATGGTATCCAGGACATATGGCGAAAGCAACGCGGCAAATTAATGAAAAAATTAAATTAGTGGATACTGTTATCGAAATATTAGATGCCAGAGTGCCAGAAGCTAGCCGGAATCCTAATATCGCTAATTTACTCAAAAAAAGAAAAAAAACCCATATTATATTACTGAATAAATCTGATCTTGCTGATCCAACTATGACAAAAAAATGGATTGACAAAATTCAAAAGGAAAACAATAATTCAATCGTTTTGCCATTTACTGCTTACGATAAACAATGCCGAACACAGCTATTAAAATTATTAAAAAATAGTCAATCTAAGAGATGTTTAATCTGCGGTATTCCTAATGTTGGAAAAAGTGCGGTGATTAACACTTTGGCAAATAAAAAGAAAGCTGTTACTGGCAACAAGCCCGGTGTAACTAAAGGCCAGCAATGGATTCAGGTCGATGCTCAAACGATGTTACTTGATACACCAGGTATCTTGTGGCCCAAATTTGATTCAGAACGTGTCGGCAATGAACTGGCATGGATTGGTTCAATTAAAGATACAATTTTTGATACAGAAAATTTAGCAGGCGAACTCATAAAATTTATTTGCGAACGATATCCCAAACGTCTTCAAACACGTTATGGAATTGACGATATTTCTAACAAAAAGCCGTGGGAAGTTTTCGAGTTGATCTGCGAAAATAAGAATTTAATGTTGCGTGGTGGACTTTTGGATTATAAGCGTGCTGCTAATATGTTATTAAAAGATTTTAAGAGTGGTAAATTTGGCAGAATTACTATTGATAGTTTTGGAGAGCAGTAA